GTCGTCATCGCCGGCGAGGCCATCCTCGCCTACCGCACCTTCCCGGCCTCCGTCAGCCGGGACGCCAGGAAGAAGGCGCACCTGGCGCTGCACGCCGCGGGGCTCGCCGTCGGCCTCGTCGGCGTCTACGCGGTCTTCAAGTTCCACGCCGAGGCCGCCATCCCCAACCTCTACTCGCTGCACGCCTGGGTCGGCATCGCCACCATCACGCTCTACGCGCTCCAGTGGCTCGCCGGCTTCCTCGCCTTCTTCTTCCCTGGCGCCGCGCCGGAGACCAGGCGCTCCGCGGTGCCGTGGCACGCCGTGCTGGGGCTCCTCGTCTTCGCGCTCGCCGTGGGCAACGCGCAGCTCGGCTTCCTCGAGAAGCTCACCTTCCTGCAGTCCCCTCCCGCGCGCCTCGTCGGCAAGTACGGCGCCGAGGCGCTGCTCATCAACTTCACCGCCGTTATCGTGCTCCTCCTCGGCATAGCCGTCGTGATCGCCACCGTCAACGCCGACTCCACCAGATACACTGCCATGTGATCCATCGATCGATCGAGCTTATTTGTGATTATCACAACGCTATGCTATGCACCTGCTTATCGATCGATCCTACGTATACGTGTTAGTGCTCCTGTACAAACTTTAAATTAAACAATCAGGGGCGTTTGGTTTTAGGACTAGCGATGCCACGCTTTGCCATACAATGTTCTGaaacttgcctaaggttagttttttaaaatgagagccacaagttggcaagtctaaggaaatcttgccacactttttgtgtgtatgtcatgtgggaccctagtgtggcttgcctaaggtgtagCTTG
This sequence is a window from Aegilops tauschii subsp. strangulata cultivar AL8/78 chromosome 7, Aet v6.0, whole genome shotgun sequence. Protein-coding genes within it:
- the LOC109740617 gene encoding probable ascorbate-specific transmembrane electron transporter 2 → MKAGTSPPASRAAGMRTLVVHVLAVAATALVLFWCIGFRGGLAFRSSDKQHIFNVHPPLMLIGLVVIAGEAILAYRTFPASVSRDARKKAHLALHAAGLAVGLVGVYAVFKFHAEAAIPNLYSLHAWVGIATITLYALQWLAGFLAFFFPGAAPETRRSAVPWHAVLGLLVFALAVGNAQLGFLEKLTFLQSPPARLVGKYGAEALLINFTAVIVLLLGIAVVIATVNADSTRYTAM